One genomic region from Candidatus Methylomirabilota bacterium encodes:
- a CDS encoding amidase, translated as MTVTEWTLGALADAIRAGQVSPVEATEACLARIERHDRTLRAFITVDAEGALELARVREGEAAAGRLRGPLHGVPLAYKDLCFIRGLPTSCGTKTAEYFIAEQDATAVARLTQAGAITLGKLNMTELALGPFGDNAHHGDVQNPWRLGHCAGGSSSGSGAAVAAGLVVGALGTDTGGSIRLPAACCGIVGLKPTYGRVSRAGVMPLSWSLDHVGPMARTVRDAALLLAVIGGHDPADATTSHRPVPDYVTQLDGPITGLRVGVPENYYWVGLDPEVTAAARAAIGTLGHLGARVVEQPLPDPQIMSDVCNIIARCESAAVHARLVREQPHALQPAVRARLDVGFQLSAYEYLQATRLRARLTRAFVRDVLATVDVLVAPTIPEPAPTLEAAKAGTTADVVARMGRFSRLTRPWNGLGVPVLSLPCGFSAAGLPLGLQIVGRPFAEATVLRVGHAYEQAAGWWRRRPPLG; from the coding sequence CGACCGGACCCTCCGCGCCTTCATCACCGTCGACGCCGAGGGGGCGCTCGAGCTGGCCCGGGTGCGGGAGGGCGAGGCCGCGGCCGGCCGACTCCGCGGCCCCCTCCACGGGGTCCCCCTGGCCTACAAGGACCTCTGCTTCATCCGCGGGCTCCCCACCTCGTGCGGAACGAAGACGGCCGAGTACTTCATCGCCGAGCAGGACGCCACGGCCGTCGCTCGCCTGACCCAGGCGGGCGCGATCACGCTCGGCAAGCTCAACATGACCGAGCTCGCCCTGGGCCCGTTCGGGGACAACGCCCACCACGGAGACGTGCAGAACCCGTGGCGGCTCGGCCACTGCGCGGGCGGCTCCTCGAGTGGCTCCGGGGCCGCGGTGGCGGCGGGCCTCGTGGTCGGCGCCCTCGGGACCGATACCGGCGGATCGATCCGCCTGCCGGCCGCCTGCTGCGGCATCGTCGGGCTCAAGCCGACCTACGGGCGCGTCAGCCGGGCCGGCGTGATGCCACTGTCGTGGTCCCTGGACCACGTCGGCCCCATGGCGCGGACGGTGCGGGACGCCGCGCTCCTGCTCGCCGTCATCGGGGGCCACGACCCGGCCGACGCCACGACGAGCCACCGGCCCGTCCCCGACTACGTGACCCAGCTCGATGGCCCGATCACAGGCCTACGGGTCGGGGTGCCGGAGAACTACTACTGGGTCGGGCTCGATCCCGAGGTGACGGCCGCCGCACGCGCGGCCATCGGGACGCTGGGTCACCTCGGCGCGCGCGTCGTCGAGCAGCCCCTGCCCGACCCGCAGATCATGTCGGACGTCTGCAACATCATCGCCCGGTGCGAGAGCGCCGCCGTCCACGCGCGGCTCGTCCGCGAGCAGCCGCACGCGCTCCAGCCGGCCGTGCGGGCGCGGCTCGATGTGGGCTTCCAGCTGAGCGCCTACGAATACCTGCAGGCCACCCGCCTCCGGGCCCGCCTGACCCGGGCGTTCGTCCGGGACGTGCTCGCCACGGTCGACGTGTTGGTGGCGCCGACGATCCCGGAGCCCGCCCCGACCCTCGAGGCCGCCAAGGCCGGGACGACGGCGGATGTCGTCGCCCGGATGGGTCGCTTCTCGCGGCTCACGCGGCCGTGGAACGGTCTGGGCGTGCCGGTTCTCAGCCTCCCCTGCGGCTTCTCGGCGGCGGGCCTGCCGCTCGGGCTCCAGATCGTCGGCCGGCCATTCGCCGAGGCGACGGTCCTTCGCGTCGGCCACGCCTACGAGCAGGCCGCCGGCTGGTGGCGGCGCCGTCCTCCCCTCGGCTGA